Proteins encoded in a region of the Homo sapiens chromosome 20, GRCh38.p14 Primary Assembly genome:
- the WFDC10B gene encoding protein WFDC10B isoform a precursor (isoform a precursor is encoded by transcript variant 1), protein MAPQTLLLVLVLCVLLLQAQGGYRDKMRMQRIKVCEKRPSIDLCIHHCSYFQKCETNKICCSAFCGNICMSIL, encoded by the exons ATGGCACCCCAGACTCTGCTGCTTGTCCTGGTTCTCTGTGTGCTGCTGCTGCAGGCCCAGGGAGGATACCGTGACAAGATGAGGATGCAGA GAATCAAGGTCTGTGAGAAGCGACCCAGCATAGATCTATGCATCCACCACTGTTCATATTTCCAAAAGTGTGAAACAAATAAGATATGCTGTTCAGCCTTCTGTGGGAACATTTGTATGAGCATCCTATGA
- the WFDC11 gene encoding protein WFDC11 precursor: MVSLMKLWIPMLMTFFCTVLLSVLGEMRKKRYDRKELLLEECWGKPNVKECTNKCSKAFRCKDKNYTCCWTYCGNICWINVETSGDY, translated from the exons ATGGTCAGCCTCATGAAGCTCTGGATACCCATGCTCATGACATTCTTCTGTACGGTGCTACTGTCTGTGCTgggagaaatgaggaagaaaagataTGACA GGAAGGAATTGTTACTTGAAGAATGCTGGGGAAAGCCAAATGTCAAAGAATGTACCAATAAGTGTTCTAAAGCCTTTAGatgtaaagacaaaaattacaCATGCTGCTGGACCTATTGTGGAAACATCTGCTGGATAAACGTC GAAACCAGTGGAGATTACTAA